A section of the Candidatus Cloacimonadota bacterium genome encodes:
- the ftsY gene encoding signal recognition particle-docking protein FtsY, translating into MLSKLKSLRDKLSKSKSGFIDKISETVKIRGVIDDQLYDDLEEILIKNDTGSQMAERIIESLRKEVKEDRITDPEVVKIYLVDIMQNILFKDIPDESDFFEPPAIQPYVIAFVGVNGTGKTTTIGKVANRFAKAGKKVLIIAGDTFRAAAIDQVAIWAERAKVQIMKSEPERDPAAVIYDGVASAVARNYDIVLIDTAGRQHTKERLMKELQKIDRVIKKACPEAPHDVILVVDSTTGQNAISQAKHFNESIKLTGIALTKFDGTAKGGIIFNIKQNLEIPVRLLGVGEQIDDIENFHTVRFVKAFFAEGDEDESDDSSR; encoded by the coding sequence ATGCTCAGCAAGTTAAAAAGCTTAAGAGACAAACTTAGCAAATCTAAATCTGGTTTTATAGATAAAATATCTGAAACAGTAAAGATTAGGGGCGTAATAGACGATCAACTTTATGATGACTTAGAAGAAATACTCATTAAGAACGATACTGGCTCACAGATGGCAGAACGTATCATTGAATCTTTACGTAAGGAAGTTAAAGAAGATAGAATTACAGACCCAGAAGTGGTGAAAATCTATCTTGTGGATATAATGCAGAACATCTTATTCAAAGATATCCCAGACGAGAGCGATTTCTTCGAACCTCCAGCAATACAACCGTACGTAATTGCTTTTGTAGGTGTAAATGGTACGGGGAAAACTACGACCATTGGTAAAGTGGCAAATCGCTTTGCCAAAGCCGGTAAAAAGGTATTGATCATTGCTGGGGATACTTTTCGCGCTGCAGCAATAGATCAAGTAGCTATTTGGGCAGAACGAGCTAAAGTTCAGATAATGAAATCCGAACCCGAACGCGATCCTGCCGCGGTAATCTACGATGGAGTGGCTTCTGCCGTAGCCAGGAACTACGATATAGTGCTAATAGACACAGCTGGAAGACAACATACCAAAGAACGACTCATGAAAGAACTGCAAAAGATTGATAGAGTAATTAAAAAAGCATGTCCAGAAGCTCCCCATGATGTTATTCTGGTGGTAGACAGCACTACTGGGCAAAATGCCATCTCACAGGCAAAACACTTCAATGAATCTATCAAATTAACCGGGATAGCCCTAACCAAATTTGATGGTACTGCCAAAGGGGGAATAATCTTTAATATTAAACAAAACTTGGAAATTCCGGTGAGGCTATTGGGAGTGGGAGAACAGATTGACGATATTGAGAACTTTCATACCGTTCGTTTTGTAAAGGCATTCTTTGCCGAAGGCGATGAAGACGAATCTGATGATTCCTCAAGATAA
- a CDS encoding AAA domain-containing protein encodes MKTNLMIPQDKAIELAEKLLKILSPEGGESALLVFERKLLEQIYKELLADVPLVFNGLFARMQYFHDNFETPPELVRQLNSLRMLANRAAHEDIASIPEGAVSSGAKTIYLLLRLVCPQLNCPQLEEFVKDAPEFPRQKHSKKQSFQCVLKHWKHYVSGGRVAGLEISAINEDNEEVRILLRDDLKNLEKAKYSTLANSLWQYANLNCLELSEVAGKDNFFVDNPRTKFVLEPDFLIDASAIAECMGNASSSPELFILNRLFGEPSSDKMLLGNMVNSIFDDLIHYSDLDYLDLFKRGLAQIPIPMVALGQTCAMQIYREIESGHLDVVKAFCADVPNEDLLLEPSFLCPTYGLQGRLDLLFKTKGKYNIVELKSGKAHPHDVWSSQLYQVVAYNMIIRNAYGSGNQGSSSILYSACAEKPLRNVANMPLLEQNLLICRNRIVGIMRLLSVEPKWFLDWLIKKNPDDYSNFSKQALQRYKALLKNIREFEYEWFGEQVKRIVREIWFVKTGSADKDSNYGHNSLWRLSASEKQGKIISGLQITSYDLRDITLQYLESPGISDFRQGDIVILYGEHAKADKQEIIRGVITDIIDDSIKLRIRGGIKRNFSPNSTWTLEHDVLESFLYGPLSSLTTFLEADMHSRDLYWGIRKPAIDEFEPKETEKETVLAKMKAAKDLFIIQGPPGTGKTSGLIGNYVERFYEHSNKKMMILSFTNRAVDEICLCLKKRNIPFIRTGNSQIIEDELLDNLISDKRFLEIDKLLRENRIFVATVQSANSWYRDLSKLTKMDEMLIDEASQILESSILGLLTIAPKVILIGDQNQLPAITVQSPLGFNFSSETLQDLEYKDINQSLMERLFRLYKRKGWDQHLEMLTGHYRMHFKIASLVAHYYDNRLQPVLKEQFLPLAKSKLPELIDARLLWIECPPSSQDYFDPMQIEATNWLVTQYRNAGLIRDPQKDLGIVAPFRVMIHALKHLIEDVSIDTVERYQGSERDAVVLCFPLRDAFGLRGIESLNSDGSVDRKLNVAVSRAKNRLIVMANSRLCKASNHYAKLYENIRLNGRIIDIHDII; translated from the coding sequence ATGAAGACGAATCTGATGATTCCTCAAGATAAAGCCATTGAATTGGCTGAAAAGCTATTAAAAATCCTGAGCCCAGAAGGCGGAGAAAGTGCTCTTCTGGTGTTTGAACGCAAACTTTTAGAGCAGATATATAAAGAACTTTTAGCAGATGTACCGCTTGTTTTTAACGGGCTTTTTGCTCGCATGCAGTATTTTCACGATAACTTCGAAACACCTCCGGAATTGGTGAGACAGTTAAATTCATTAAGAATGTTGGCCAATAGAGCCGCTCACGAAGATATTGCCTCAATACCCGAAGGAGCCGTATCTTCAGGCGCAAAAACAATCTACTTGCTACTACGATTGGTATGTCCCCAACTAAATTGTCCCCAATTGGAAGAGTTTGTAAAGGATGCACCGGAATTCCCTCGCCAAAAGCATAGCAAAAAACAGAGCTTTCAATGCGTTTTAAAACATTGGAAACATTATGTGTCGGGAGGAAGAGTAGCTGGCTTGGAGATAAGCGCCATAAACGAAGACAACGAAGAAGTAAGAATCCTTTTGCGAGATGACTTAAAAAACCTTGAGAAGGCAAAATACAGCACCCTAGCTAATAGTTTATGGCAATATGCCAATCTTAATTGTTTAGAACTAAGTGAAGTAGCTGGTAAAGATAACTTCTTTGTAGATAATCCAAGAACTAAGTTTGTTTTAGAGCCAGATTTCTTGATTGATGCCTCTGCCATAGCTGAATGTATGGGAAATGCTTCATCTTCGCCGGAATTATTCATTCTAAACCGGCTGTTTGGCGAACCAAGTTCTGACAAAATGCTTTTAGGTAATATGGTAAATAGCATCTTTGATGATTTGATACATTATTCAGATTTAGATTATCTGGATTTGTTCAAACGAGGGCTAGCTCAAATACCAATTCCAATGGTTGCTTTAGGGCAAACTTGTGCAATGCAGATATACCGGGAAATCGAAAGTGGGCACTTAGATGTAGTAAAAGCTTTTTGTGCCGATGTGCCCAATGAAGATCTTCTATTGGAACCATCTTTTTTATGTCCTACCTATGGTTTACAAGGCAGATTGGATTTACTATTTAAAACAAAAGGCAAATACAATATAGTAGAGCTAAAAAGTGGCAAGGCACATCCCCATGATGTGTGGAGCAGCCAGCTATATCAGGTAGTGGCATACAATATGATAATTCGCAATGCTTATGGATCCGGAAACCAGGGGTCTAGTTCAATTTTATACTCAGCTTGTGCTGAAAAACCATTGCGCAATGTCGCAAACATGCCATTGCTAGAACAAAATCTTCTCATCTGCCGCAATCGGATTGTGGGAATAATGAGGCTACTCAGTGTAGAGCCTAAGTGGTTTTTAGATTGGCTAATCAAAAAGAATCCAGACGATTACAGTAACTTTAGCAAGCAGGCGTTACAACGATATAAGGCTTTACTGAAAAATATTAGAGAATTTGAATATGAATGGTTTGGTGAACAAGTTAAACGTATTGTTAGAGAAATCTGGTTTGTAAAGACTGGTAGTGCAGATAAGGATTCAAATTACGGGCATAATTCACTTTGGCGACTATCTGCATCCGAAAAACAAGGTAAGATTATATCTGGGTTACAAATAACTTCATACGATCTGAGAGATATTACCTTACAATATCTAGAATCTCCCGGAATATCTGATTTTAGGCAGGGAGACATAGTGATTTTATATGGCGAACACGCCAAAGCAGATAAACAAGAAATAATTCGTGGTGTAATTACCGACATAATTGATGATAGCATAAAACTGAGGATTCGGGGCGGAATCAAACGTAACTTTAGCCCAAATTCAACTTGGACTTTAGAGCACGATGTTTTAGAATCTTTTTTGTATGGTCCATTAAGCTCATTAACAACCTTTCTAGAGGCAGATATGCACTCCAGAGATCTTTATTGGGGTATTAGAAAACCAGCAATAGACGAATTTGAGCCAAAAGAAACAGAAAAAGAAACTGTTTTAGCAAAAATGAAGGCTGCGAAGGACTTGTTTATTATCCAAGGACCACCTGGCACCGGAAAAACTTCTGGACTAATTGGCAATTATGTAGAGCGATTTTATGAACACAGCAACAAGAAAATGATGATTCTTAGCTTTACCAATCGCGCTGTGGACGAAATTTGCTTATGTCTCAAAAAACGCAATATACCTTTTATTCGCACGGGGAATTCCCAAATTATCGAGGATGAGTTACTGGATAATCTCATTAGTGATAAACGCTTTCTGGAGATAGATAAACTCCTTCGAGAAAATCGCATTTTTGTGGCAACGGTACAAAGTGCAAATTCTTGGTATCGAGATTTAAGTAAACTCACTAAGATGGATGAAATGCTTATTGATGAGGCATCGCAAATACTCGAGAGCTCGATATTGGGTCTGCTTACAATTGCGCCTAAGGTTATCCTTATTGGCGATCAAAACCAACTGCCGGCCATTACCGTGCAAAGCCCTCTGGGGTTTAACTTTAGCTCGGAAACCCTTCAGGATTTGGAGTATAAGGATATCAACCAATCTCTTATGGAAAGATTGTTTAGGCTATATAAACGAAAAGGATGGGATCAACATCTCGAAATGCTTACGGGGCACTATCGAATGCACTTTAAAATTGCCTCATTAGTGGCTCATTACTACGATAATCGCCTCCAGCCCGTTCTTAAAGAACAATTCTTACCCTTAGCCAAAAGCAAACTGCCAGAGCTGATTGATGCCAGGTTACTATGGATTGAATGTCCCCCTTCTTCGCAGGATTACTTTGATCCCATGCAGATAGAAGCTACTAATTGGCTGGTTACCCAATATCGCAATGCTGGCTTAATTCGTGATCCCCAAAAAGATTTGGGCATTGTTGCCCCGTTTAGAGTAATGATCCACGCACTTAAGCATCTGATTGAAGATGTTAGCATCGATACAGTCGAACGGTATCAGGGCTCCGAACGGGATGCTGTGGTGCTTTGTTTTCCCTTAAGAGATGCTTTTGGTTTGAGAGGAATCGAATCTCTAAATTCGGATGGCAGCGTAGATAGAAAACTAAATGTTGCCGTCAGCAGAGCTAAAAACCGTTTGATCGTAATGGCAAACAGTCGCTTGTGCAAAGCATCAAATCATTATGCCAAGCTTTACGAAAACATCCGCCTCAATGGCAGGATTATTGATATTCACGATATTATTTAA
- a CDS encoding DUF3467 domain-containing protein: MSNPNPPQKQLNIKLDEKVGEGTYANFFMITNSPSEFIMDCGRILPGIPDARIYSRVVMTPMHTKQLLQLLEKNINNYEKQFGEIKVQGQGENKAVGFKTT, translated from the coding sequence ATGTCTAATCCCAATCCCCCTCAAAAGCAGTTGAACATCAAGCTTGATGAAAAAGTAGGCGAAGGAACCTATGCCAATTTCTTTATGATTACAAACTCACCTTCAGAGTTTATTATGGATTGTGGCAGAATTCTACCCGGAATTCCCGATGCTCGTATTTATTCGCGGGTTGTAATGACTCCCATGCATACCAAGCAACTTTTACAGCTTCTGGAAAAGAACATCAACAACTATGAAAAACAATTTGGAGAAATCAAAGTACAAGGTCAGGGAGAGAATAAAGCAGTCGGCTTTAAAACTACTTAA
- the secD gene encoding protein translocase subunit SecD — MKKFSWRGLSIIVFICVTAFYLAPLAIPNLPEWWAKNKLKLGLDLKGGMQILLEVDTSALSAADARGAVDQNIKIIRERIDQFGVAEPSIQKIGENRIMVQLPGVSDIQAAENLIKQTAMLEFKVVAKRDEGKRVLDLIDSNINANLQFFPALAELDKLDKEIMAEDDSLAQPSSGVFSSLIRPGELDYEVQYDSVRLIQDLLADSLFQQMIPAGWQLALERADTSNPRADRIIHVLSSAVELSGADLAKAKVEYGSSTSTDPRIANKPYISIEMKREGARKFERVTADNVGKRLAIVLDNVVYSAPNIQERIAGGRAQITGRFTSQEANELAIVLNTGNLIAPITPASTSIIGATLGADSIKSGTMAGFIGLALVMLFMLFYYKVGGLITDFTLIFNVGFVLAMLTAFGGTLTLPGIAGMILTIGMAVDANVLVFERIREELDTGKTPRSAVDAGYKRATVTVWDANITTLIAAFVLYQFGTGPIRGFAITLTIGIIGSMFCALVFVRSIFDTFVVTGTKKTLSI, encoded by the coding sequence ATGAAGAAGTTTTCCTGGCGCGGTCTTTCAATAATTGTATTCATATGTGTTACTGCATTTTATCTGGCTCCTTTGGCGATCCCGAATTTGCCGGAGTGGTGGGCTAAAAACAAGCTCAAGCTCGGGCTGGATCTTAAAGGTGGCATGCAGATTCTTTTAGAAGTGGATACTTCCGCTCTTTCTGCTGCTGATGCACGTGGTGCGGTAGATCAAAATATTAAAATTATCCGCGAACGTATAGATCAATTTGGAGTTGCCGAGCCGTCCATTCAAAAAATCGGTGAGAATCGAATAATGGTTCAATTGCCTGGCGTAAGTGATATTCAGGCAGCCGAGAACCTCATCAAACAAACCGCTATGCTAGAATTTAAGGTTGTGGCAAAACGCGATGAAGGCAAACGTGTTCTGGATCTTATTGATAGTAATATCAATGCTAATCTGCAATTCTTTCCTGCTCTTGCAGAATTGGATAAACTCGATAAAGAGATAATGGCTGAGGATGATTCTTTAGCTCAACCTAGTTCTGGTGTGTTCAGCAGCCTAATCCGTCCCGGCGAGTTAGATTATGAAGTACAATACGATAGTGTTCGCCTTATCCAGGATCTTTTGGCTGATTCTTTGTTCCAGCAGATGATACCAGCCGGATGGCAGTTAGCTCTCGAACGTGCAGATACATCAAACCCCAGAGCAGATAGGATAATCCATGTACTCTCGTCTGCTGTGGAACTTTCTGGTGCCGACCTGGCAAAAGCCAAAGTAGAATATGGCTCATCAACTTCAACCGATCCTCGAATTGCCAATAAGCCTTACATATCTATAGAGATGAAACGTGAAGGGGCTAGAAAATTTGAGCGGGTAACGGCAGATAACGTTGGCAAGCGTTTGGCAATCGTATTGGACAATGTGGTCTATTCAGCTCCCAACATCCAAGAGCGTATTGCAGGTGGTAGAGCACAAATTACTGGCAGATTCACCTCTCAAGAAGCTAATGAACTCGCTATCGTATTAAATACAGGAAACCTAATAGCTCCCATTACTCCTGCCTCAACTTCAATCATAGGTGCCACTTTGGGTGCAGATAGCATTAAAAGCGGTACTATGGCTGGGTTTATTGGATTAGCTCTCGTAATGTTGTTTATGCTTTTTTACTATAAAGTTGGGGGCTTAATAACCGATTTTACCCTTATATTTAACGTTGGCTTTGTGTTGGCAATGCTTACGGCTTTTGGGGGCACTCTAACTCTGCCTGGTATTGCCGGTATGATACTTACTATAGGTATGGCAGTTGATGCTAATGTACTGGTATTTGAGCGTATTCGCGAAGAATTGGATACTGGGAAAACTCCTCGCTCTGCAGTAGATGCAGGGTATAAGCGAGCTACTGTTACGGTATGGGATGCCAATATAACAACCCTGATTGCAGCCTTTGTGCTTTATCAATTTGGAACCGGTCCCATTAGGGGATTTGCCATAACGCTAACAATAGGTATAATAGGATCTATGTTCTGCGCACTGGTATTTGTGCGTTCAATTTTCGATACCTTTGTTGTAACCGGCACTAAAAAGACTTTGAGTATTTAA
- the secF gene encoding protein translocase subunit SecF, with the protein MRLLKNTNIPFVGMRKGAYLISILLILAAIIGLFVRGLNWSIDFTSGVAAKVDLQALSADVAPVEIDELRNALKTHGFPEAEIQRVGEFGSGTFMIKIKSANAEDAVSSDTKTQIIDIISESFPDHLAGRDINRDVIEEIYEVGPKVGGELRTNALLAVAISLILMIIYIWFRFELIFGLMAIVALAHDVLIIVGVFALSGKEITIQIIAALLTIVGYSINDTIVIFDRIREDLKIRRKEPLDQVINYSLNETLSRTVVTSGTTFFTTLSLYLFGGQVLNDFALAMCLGVIVGTYSSIFLASNLVIDLTKATHKEKQAAQHLSKRK; encoded by the coding sequence ATGAGATTATTAAAGAATACCAATATCCCATTCGTAGGAATGCGCAAAGGTGCTTACCTTATCTCAATATTACTTATCCTTGCTGCTATTATTGGTCTTTTTGTGCGAGGCTTAAATTGGAGTATCGATTTTACAAGTGGAGTAGCGGCAAAGGTAGATTTACAGGCATTATCTGCAGATGTGGCACCCGTGGAAATAGATGAATTGCGCAATGCCCTTAAAACTCATGGTTTCCCCGAAGCAGAGATTCAGCGAGTTGGTGAATTTGGTTCTGGCACTTTTATGATTAAAATTAAGAGCGCAAATGCAGAAGACGCAGTTTCTTCGGATACCAAAACTCAGATTATCGATATCATTAGCGAAAGCTTTCCGGATCATTTAGCTGGACGCGATATTAACCGAGATGTTATTGAAGAAATCTATGAAGTTGGACCTAAGGTTGGGGGTGAATTGAGAACAAATGCTTTATTGGCAGTTGCAATTTCACTTATACTCATGATTATTTATATCTGGTTCCGCTTTGAATTGATTTTTGGATTGATGGCCATAGTAGCTCTTGCTCATGATGTGCTGATTATTGTAGGTGTGTTTGCGCTTAGCGGAAAAGAAATCACTATTCAGATCATTGCTGCGTTACTGACGATTGTGGGTTATAGCATAAACGATACGATCGTTATCTTCGACCGCATTCGCGAAGATCTGAAAATACGGCGCAAAGAACCCTTGGATCAAGTAATAAACTACTCGTTGAACGAAACTCTATCACGTACTGTGGTTACTTCTGGTACTACCTTTTTTACAACTTTGTCCTTGTACTTATTTGGGGGACAAGTATTGAATGATTTTGCTTTGGCTATGTGCTTGGGAGTAATCGTCGGTACTTATTCATCAATATTTCTGGCAAGTAACCTTGTTATAGATTTAACAAAAGCCACTCACAAAGAAAAGCAAGCTGCACAGCATCTTTCCAAAAGAAAGTAA